GtaagaactagatgatctttaaggtcccttccaacccaaaccattctatgattctatgaaatttatTTTGGTCCAATAAGCATACAAACTTTCTTCATGTACTTCCACAAATTGCCTGAATTACCTTATAGTCTCTGATTAATTATCATTTAATAAGCTGTCATTATTCTCAGAAAGCTTCACAAACTGCCAGCCACTACTTTGAGCCATAACAACAGCTTCTGCACCCCCCCCTTAATACTAAGTAACCCTATTTCCAGCACTATTTTATCAGCACAGGTATCTTGAATAAGACTGTTGAGAAACAAGCTGTGTGCTCCAATAAAGATGCAGTGCATGTCCTTTGGGTAGCCCTCCTTTTCTTCTAGTTCAGCTTCAGAGAGTCCCTTAAGGTACTTCTTGCTGCtgctagatgaccttttgaggtcccttcccacccctaacgttctgtgattctgtaatgtgtGTGTCGTTCTTTCTGTATTATCTGCTTTTCACAGACCTTGCTACAAAGTGAAGAGGTTAAGATTAACAGCATTGCATGAATGCCTTGCAGCTGTATtcatgtatttttcatttaaaaccatCCTTAGCCATTCTGCAGTTGGATTCGTTCAGTGTCTGCTGGTAGGGTATATGAAAATTTGTTGCTTTGCACAAAGCACTTCAATAACTGAGCATCATATACATTAGATACCACTGTGTTGATACCAGATTGCAAATaagtataatttttttaattaactgtaCATTCTTAACAGTTCTGTGCGGAGCACTTCTTAACTAAATGACATacaaagcaaggaaaacaaTAAACACACTATGGTGAATTCTCTCTCCAAATTCTTCTCAAAGCCTTTTAAACAGCAAATAATAAAACTTAGAAGTGAGAACATATAAGCTATAAATGCAAATATCACCATATCTGGTTTAGAAAGTATCTTAAACTCCCttattttaaatacagattTCCACAAGTGGAAGATGTTTTGCACTCactctctttccttctgtaaGATTTTCTGCGTCTCAGCCAAATGCAAATGCAAGACTGAAATGTGTATTAAATCATTCTCTGTTGTCTTAGCTATGCTGTCCAAACTTCTTTCAGGTTCCTCCAAACAGATCCCAGGATCTCCATCAGGAAGGGAATCAGGAGGCTTTATAGAGATTTTTGCATTGTGATTTCTTTGGTCATTGATTACCTCTAcaccctgaaaaaaaacaaaaataggaTATTCAAGGAAAACATGAATTAAGAGAAAAATCTAACATCACTTCTGCAGTGCTCAAGCAGGAGAAGATCTACTGCCAACACTTTCCTAGAAAGTTAAGTCacataggagaaaaaaaggcaatgagTAACATCTTACACAGTTGTAGTGTATGTGGATGGAGCGTGCAAAAATGTCCTTGTACTTGGATCACTGTCACTTTGTGACATGTTTCACACCTTCTCTTATGACTGGCTTCATATCCAAAATATTTCTAATGTTTCTTTGCTCAAGAAATAGATTTGAATTATCATTATCTGAAATAGATTTGTCATTATCTAGCTGTAACTATGGTTAAGAGAGAATTCTGGAACTTACAAAACCAGGAATACAATTTATAGTTACAATTAATAAATGAAGAAACTCTGCATGAAGAACTCTTAAAATTCTAATCTGTGTTGAAGCAGGTGATGGATTTATACCAGTTTTGTATAAGAAGGGAAGTTACCTGCATAACAGTAATTTGGATCCCATTCAGAAAGTAAAAGCATTTTAATACCTATTTTGAAGATGTTTGGCAGAGAAAGCATAAGGAAAATTAATCacaattggggaaaaaaatatttctcaggaAGACTGAACATCACTTATAAACAAAAATTTCCTCAAGAAATTTATTTGAAATCACTACTGACAAATTGTGTTTAAAAAGCTAATCTCATTTTAGCAGATTATCATCAGTCTTAcgttcatagaatcagaatcattaaggttgaaaaagacctccaagattgtCAGATTCAATCGCccacccaacacctccaggaccACTAGACTGTGTTCCCAGTGCCACAAATGCCTGAACTCTTTATCAGAAAGTACTAGAAGCTGCTGAACAGATAATTCTGTTTTCCATTCACATGTAAAGTTTTGATTTTCAGGTGGTGCTTTGTTTTACAGCAAGAAGTTGAAAGATATTTTGTGTCCTTGCTGCGGTGCATTTGTCTGCCCAAAAATACCACAAAAGCATGAATTTTTTGGCTAAATTTATCCTCAATACCAACactttagtgtttttttttgtttgtttgttttttgtttttttttttcccccagaattCAAGGGAATATATTATGTACATTACAGAATGAGTGAAAAATCTCAACATAATACATTAAGGCCTAAAATCCTGAAAATTTCTATTGGATTTAtggtaaaaaaaatattctagatCCTGCAATGTAGGATCCTGTTATCTCCAATGACTGTTATCAATCAGACAAATAATGGTTTAGTTTTTATATGGAACTGTCTATGATGACTATATTATgaagactgcccagggaggttatggatacCCCCTACccggagatgttcaaggccaggttggatgaggctttgagcaacctgggctggtggaaggtgtccttgcctctggcagtggggctggtactagatgagctttgaggtcccttccaactcaaaccattctatggatctataACTTACACCAAGGCACAGAGTGAAGAAGGGGTAAAACATGACCAAATAGCTGTATTTTGATGAATGTAGCTGGTTCTTTTGTATAGTACTAGGAGCTGTATAAAACATGCCCATACTCGATTGTTTCATTCTTTGTAACACCTTAATTGCTCTGCTtgccaagcaaaaaaaaaaattgtgactGCTGAAGAATTTGCCTCACCTCTTCCCCACATTTTAGAAACTGCATGAAGGGAAAATTAAATCATGTTAGTTCTAGAAGCCAAGAACCTGAGCCTGGAGCCTGAAAAGTAGATAAACCATAGAGAATTCAGATAATATAGATAACCTTTTTCCTTAAAACATGAGAGTCAGAACAGAACTCTTAAGTTCTGGGATATGACAGTCTGTTTCTGTTCATTAAATGTTTGGCTGTAATTGAAGAGCATCAACTGTTTTCCCTATTTCTATATGTTAACAATATTGGGTGGGTGAAAAATGAAACCAGTTATTGAATGTATGAGGTAGTATTTTTTTGCCAAAATTCTTGATAAACGCTATTTCTAGATCTACATCCATAATCTCCCAGTTCTTCATGAATATACCTCTGTTCCTTACCTTCTTTGTGTCTTCTGCCACAGCAATCTTGTTGGTTTTGCTCACTTCTTTCACAGGTTCTCGTTCCAGAAACGTTAACTGGTTTAGGTCTTTTTTAATATAAGATATTTCTGAGCAACTGAGTTCTGTCTTCCAAGTGGCTACATGTTccagcttttccttttcacttactaaatcctgatttatttttttaagcatacTCAATTCTTTCACAACACTGTCCAATTTGATTCTCAATTGTCTCACTTCCTCTCgggctttgtttctttctcctcttacTTTGCTCCATTTCTCCCTCCAGTTAGCTGTGCAATCTGACCACCAGCGCATGGTCTTCTCCATTTGAGCGGCTCTGGCTTTGACTTCTTTCAGTTCCTGAACCTTCATCGCTTCAAAAATTTCCCAATCACTGCTGTAATCCATATTCATGTATGGATAATGAGATGAAAATGGGCAGAAACTTTGAGGTGGCAGATTTGAATGACATAGATGGGCACCTGGCTGGCAATCTTCAACTAATTTATAAGGTTGTCTTGGTTGAGTCCCCAAAACCCACGTCTCTTCCATTAGTTCTGGAGCAGAACCTACGTTCATCTGTTGATTCATCATTTAATTTCACtcctcctaaaaaaaaaaaaaaagacaaagaccAACAAGAATTTATCTTCCCTCAATGAAAATGTATTAATAACCACAAACAGTACTTTATTTTACAGTTATAATAATGAGATAACCTTAATAATGCTGTTGAGGATTTAGAAATGTGCTTCATCAACAAGAAATagctattaaaatattaatttttttatgtaATATTTTCAGTAAAGTGTAAAGGGGCAAATCTCTAACTTGACTAAGAAGAGCTAGCAAAGTAAGTGTCATTAAATAATCATAGTGTCTTGAAAATTTTTAAGTCTGGAGAAACCAGGTACAAGCTTTCTTCCTTCAAGAGAAGATTAAATTGAAacaatatgtattttaaatgtctAGAACTAAAATCACAGATTCATTTGACTTCTTTCTCAAACTGTGGAACTTCATGCTAGGCAAAActatagtaataataataataacaacaacaacaaccaaaaaaacaaaacaaaaaaaaaaaatcaaaaccaaccaaacacaaaacctgcaaaacagaaaataaccTCCTGACCCTTGggttttcttcatttcatgAGTTAAAAATCAAGCATTTTCATAGGAGACTTTATTTTGCCATCCATATTCCAGAAGCTGTCCAGGATATAGATTCTCCTGTTATTCTTGAAAGGGTAGCACTACCCTGGTGTACTGTAGGATAGTGTACTGCTTACCTCATGATGACATGACTCTGCTAGCAAAtattgtatttcttttcctactTTATCTGTCACTACTCATTCATCCTCAGAAATTGCTTTCTCAcatcagcactgagaagctgTTGACGTAGACACTCCATAGAGACTAGTCAGTTGCAccttctgttttttcctgtggggTATcttaaaacaaactaaaaccccTGCTATATCAGTAGAAGactaagatcatagaatcatagaattgttagggttggaagggacctcagggaaaaCACCGGTtccgacccccctgccatgggcagggacatctcacactagatcaggttgctcacagccacatccagtctggcctttagaacctccagggatgaggcttctaccacctccctgggcaacctattccagtgtcttaccactctcacggtgaagaatttcttcctaacatccaatctgaatctacccacttctagttttgttccattccccacagtcctgtcactacctgacatcctagaaggtcccttccccagctttcttgtaggcccccttcagatactggaaggctacaataaggtctccttggaaccttctctcctccagactgaacagccccaactctctcaatctgtcttcataggagaggacctccagccctctgatcatcctagTGGCCCTTGATCTCATATTGCAATGTTCATCTGCAACCCCCACCATGTTTTTATATTACCGCAATTAGTGTTAACACCTGTATTGGAAATGTAGAAAGCCAATGTAGCAAACAAAATACTGAAGGACAGGTAGCCTTGGCACTATGATTCAGTCATGATTCAGTTGAGCTGAATAGAAATTTTGCAGGTTTTGGTTCCAGTTTCCCAGCTGTTCTCAACTCTTCTGTGCTTTCCAGGACATTTTTTGCCATTTGTTAGAAGCTTCTGGAGAACTGCTGTAGTCAAGTATGGACCTGAGAAAAGTAAAAGGGTAGTAGAGGACTCCCAATTCCATTCATTATCACTGCCTAGTGCAGCAGCACCAACCCCCCACAGCAATACTACACAGATGTAAGACAGCTTTTGCTAATGCCTGATCAAGGCTTAGCCTTTTGTTGCCTGACCTACTGCCAGAAATTTCATTTGAATAAGCCTTATCCATGACACAAAGATAttggtgctgttcagcctggagaagtggaggctctggggagaccttatagagaccttccagtaccaaaaaggggcctacaagaatgACAGGAAGGGAGTTTTTACAAGGGCTCGTAGTGATAGTATcagaggcaatggattgaagcttgaggagggtggatttagactggagattaggaagaaattatttaaaataagggtggtgagacactggaacaggttgcccagggaggttgtggatatcctctccctggaggtgttcaaggctgggttggatgaggctttgagcaacctgggctagtagaagatgtccctgcccatggcagggggattggaactagatgttctcttaaggtcctttccaacctaaaccattctatgaatctatgagtcaccaggaaagaaaagaattatTACACTACCTCTATATTGAATCTATGCTGATTCAACTTGGGTTTTTCAGTGAGTTCAGCAGCTAGGTCAGCAACTTGAGGAAAATGTTTCAACACTCTTTTACTAATTGCATGACTTAATCCCCAGTTAAGTGTCTCTTCATTATGAAGACCTCTGccaatttttaaacattttttttttaaaaagatttctATGTCTTTACAGAAAATGTCTGCTTCAGCTTAAGACAGTTCGTTCTTTTTTGTCTAATCTGTAAATGGAATAGGACAAGATGAGCCATTAAAACTGCACATATGTATTTGTAAGTGCTACCGGAAAGTCAGGACTTTTCATGACATTGCTGCAGTTGGTCttcaaacacaaagcaaaacagcttAGAGAAGCTGGGCAGTAGGGATGGGCTTATTATGGGAAGAATATACGGAGTGACTAACTGTCACTCCCTGAAAACGTGGCTGTTCACAAAGGGCTACTAGCTACTAGCCAATCAAGTCCAGACAAGAGAATCCAATTACATGTGCATATTCCTGGAATGAAACTGATTTAGCTTGTAAGCTGTTACCCTTAGGGGTTCCACTCAGTGActagagaacagaaggaaagaaaaaatcctgGCAAGTAAATGGTAGAAATGTCTGGAGGAAACCCTGCCACACTGGAAGTGGATATACTTgagaaagtccaatggagggctacaagaatgattaagggactggagcactgccttgggaggaaaggctgagagacctgggactgtttagtctggagaggagaagactgaaagggaatcgaatcaatgtctataaacatctcagggctgggtgtcaggaagggacagggacagcctctgctcacttgtgtcctgtgacaggacaaggggcaatggatggaaactacagcacaggaagttccacctcaacatgaggaagagcttTTTCTACCAtaaggctcacagagcactggaacaggctccccagagaggttgtggagtctccttctctggagactttcaagccccgtCTGGCTGCGTTCTTGTGCGACCTGCACTAGATTGTATggtactgctctggcaggggggtttgggctggaagatttccagaggccctttccaactcctaacaccctgtgatgctgtgaaagtGATTTATGTTACAGCTCAGTCTAAGCACATATCTTAAAACATGCATCCAGTCATTAAAAGCCTAAAAATCCTCTGGCAATACAGAGTCAGGTAGCTGATCATTTGGCTAGCGTGAAACTCTGAGGCAGAATGAGTAActgctgtcctggtttgagctagaacaggACTGTTTCTCTTCAGTGATTCTAATCTTCAGCTCTGTCTCTTCTGAGGTTAACAACATAGTTTTGCACAGTGTCTTCTTCTAGAAGTGACAATGCTTGATGTTTCTTCCCCCTGCAgagactgtgtccagtttggggctctccAATCCAAGAGAGACAGACACCTCCTAGAgacagtccaacagagagctacaaggatgatgaagggacttgaacacctcTTCTATTAAGACTGAAAGACCTGGgactgagaagagaaggctttgggatCTTCAGTAATAAGCTCATAAAAGAAAGTTTAATTTACATTATGCTGTAAATTTGAGAGATCCAAAGAGGTTGTGACAACATATGCAGATTATCATCCTTCCACAGTCTGGATCTGATCATGGTCTCTGTTAGCAAGTAATGAAAATTGCTATTTTTGAACTGAAAATGGAAAGATAGTGATTTCAAGACTTGTCAATGCAGAGCCAAAGAtcattctgtttatttttaccACATAAAAACCAACAATATTCAACCATATGGTATATTttaaagttgtttgttgtttccAAACATTATATTCCTTGCATGTGTCACAACTAAATACCAGCCAAAAGATGTCCTGTAGAGACAAGCAATGCAAATTATTTACTTACTGTTAGGAGTTACATGATCAttactcagggaggtggttggggcttcagccctggagatattcaaggtgaggcttgatagggctctgggcaacctgatctagttgaggatgcccctgctgactgaaggggttggactagatgacctttggaggtcccttccaacccagaccattctacaattctatgattttctccccctctgtttACACTTCTCTAGCTACATTAATATGAAGATATAGATACAAATCTTATTTATTTCTAAACCCCACTTTGTTTACTTCTCATGGCCAATAACTAAACACACTTATGCTGTAAGAACTTTAAAATATAACTTTCTGTTTGTAACTTCACAAAGACAAATGTTGCaagcttatttatttttttatttttatttttatgtccaGTAATGAAATCTATAAAGTACCTTAAACAAAGTAGGTTTTGTCATGGTATTGATTTGGAAAGTATAGTCTGCTAAGTATGCCtttgaaatcaaaataaatcaCAGCCACAGTTCATTGAATTAATacataaattaaaaattcattaCACATAAGGCAAAAAGTAAGCAACATCATCTTCCTCTGTCAGCTATCCTCAGCCTGAGCTTTTTAAACGTAAGAGACAGCATCAGGCCTAAATCTTAATTTCACAGTTCCTTAGCTTTCAAATTTCCTAAAGGACAGGATTAAAACTCAAAATGCTTAatcaaaacaaatcccaaacccCAAAGttaaaactgaaggaaaatataCTCAAAATATTTAGACTggctgggaagaaggaagaaaaacagaagtgctGAGTAAAGTCTTCTACATTTCCTATAGAGTTGGCCAAATGAAAAAATCTTGGGAAAACTAAATATCACTCTTTTCCTTATTATTTCTTTATGGGATAAACAGCTTTGCCTATAAAATAAACAGATACATTGAAACTCGGGAGAAGCAGTAAAAGGAGTTAGTACCATCTGTGGAAAACTGGAGTCAGATTCCTCTTCTGAGCTGATCACTGCTAGATGGTGACAGAGAATAATATGACAGAGTGAGACCCAAGGTTCAGCTTGGCCTTCTATCAAAAAATTTGATTTGCCTTGTGAGCTGCAAGTGCGAGAAACAAATATATCTGACTCCAGAGGAAGAATTCTTTCTGTTGTTAATACGAGTTTGATTCTCCGGAGGGTTTTCATAATACACCTAAAGACATGTAGTGTAAAATTAGAGCTATGTAATTCATAAGTTCCAAAAAGAACCACGAAGTGGTCCTGAGTTATCCTAAGTTGGCCACACCGGTCACAATGTCAGTTTATCCTCATTTGCTACGCTATAGGCTGGGGGATggtgaaattgagagcagccctgcagaaaaggatttgcgggtactgatggatgagaagctggacataaaCCCACGGTGTtcacttgcagcctagaagaccaatggcatcctgggctgcatcaaaagtaatgtggccagcagagccagaaaagtgattctgccacactactccgctctggtgaaacccatctggagtactgtgtccagctctgggacccccaacacgTGAAGGACATGATCCTGCTGGAGGTGATCAGAAggtacctctcctgtgaaggcaggctgaaagaatttgggctgttcagcctggagaaggctacAAGGAGACCTTATATCTACATTTTAATATCTGAAGTGGTGAAATAGTggagcagtttgcccagggatgtgtttgagacctcatccctggggacattcaagatcagacttgctgtagccctggacagcctgatctagttggaggcgtccctgctgactatggaggtttggacaagatgacatcTGAtgcaatgcaatctgtgaatctgtgaactgagcagtttttctttccacagaaagcaaaacactcTTAGGTAGAGAGGTTTGGTTAAGTACCAATTAGACATAAGATGCCAACAATTAAAAGCAGTAACTAAGGACAGGAATTCTTTCACAGCCTATCTTATATTTTTATTGCCaatgatggtcttagaggttcTTCCTCAGAATGAAATGCTGTAATTCTCCTTGTAAAGGGAAGTACCAAAAAAGAACTTGGTCCACTTCCCTCTGGTCCTGCgtgctgcttttttctttcaccaTTTTCTCCCTCTGTCTAAATACCCAATTGAAATTAAAATCCTGTTCActgtttacatttctttttaaacacatgTCTATATTTTACATAATATTACCCAGGTTATATACATACTGCACAGATACACATTCATTAGAACGACAGCTTGGAAGCTAGTCACAGATTAGAGTAAATTTAAAGACTAAACAAATTCTactctttgtttccttttttgccTGCCACTTTCAAGAAGCTCTAAGCAGTTTGGATACTGCTTCAAGATGAGAAGCAGTATTATATACTTCTTGTGATTTAGGTCTCCTGGTTAACACAAGCCATTAAATATCATTGCAATATCTTCCAAGATCCTTTACATAGTCAGTCTGACGATCCTTCACATCTTTGAAGTTGTGTTCAAATCCTTAG
The window above is part of the Indicator indicator isolate 239-I01 chromosome 6, UM_Iind_1.1, whole genome shotgun sequence genome. Proteins encoded here:
- the CCDC102B gene encoding LOW QUALITY PROTEIN: coiled-coil domain-containing protein 102B (The sequence of the model RefSeq protein was modified relative to this genomic sequence to represent the inferred CDS: substituted 1 base at 1 genomic stop codon) is translated as MNQQMNVGSAPELMEETWVLGTQPRQPYKLVEDCQPGAHLCHSNLPPQSFCPFSSHYPYMNMDYSSDWEIFEAMKVQELKEVKARAAQMEKTMRWWSDCTANWREKWSKVRGERNKAREEVRQLRIKLDSVVKELSMLKKINQDLVSEKEKLEHVATWKTELSCSEISYIKKDLNQLTFLEREPVKEVSKTNKIAVAEDTKKGVEVINDQRNHNAKISIKPPDSLPDGDPGICLEEPERSLDSIAKTTENDLIHISVLHLHLAETQKILQKEREMNVFLEKEMEKIENELFLWKWKYEELRQTKLESLKQMERMEFENTSDWGKRERLETEKQSSEEENRRMKLQVKKRNSGNSGDGKXMTLIKLSYDYQNAECKLLVSNKSKETEESELRIWDQTKVFVCCWRFYQDNE